A window from Sphingopyxis alaskensis RB2256 encodes these proteins:
- a CDS encoding ExbD/TolR family protein, protein MSMSVGERDDNEPMMDMNTTPLIDVMLVLLIMFIITIPVQTHAVKIDLPVPTDSQSNVDPEKNKVMIDRAGTITWNGTPVDLAQLAQYLEQTKALPVEPELQVQPDPYARYIVVDNVMAVIKRSGVGKLGFVGNEQYARVF, encoded by the coding sequence ATGTCCATGTCAGTTGGTGAACGGGACGACAATGAACCGATGATGGACATGAACACGACGCCGCTTATCGACGTCATGCTCGTGCTTCTCATCATGTTCATCATCACCATCCCGGTCCAGACTCATGCGGTGAAGATCGACCTGCCGGTCCCGACCGACAGCCAGAGCAATGTCGATCCTGAAAAGAACAAGGTGATGATCGACCGCGCCGGGACGATCACCTGGAACGGTACGCCGGTCGACCTCGCGCAGCTTGCGCAATATCTGGAACAGACCAAGGCGCTGCCGGTCGAACCCGAACTGCAGGTTCAACCCGATCCCTATGCGCGCTACATCGTCGTCGACAATGTCATGGCGGTGATCAAGCGCAGCGGCGTCGGCAAGCTCGGCTTCGTCGGTAACGAACAATATGCCCGCGTCTTCTGA